aaatatactGGTGAAGCACAAAGAGATTGCACCTTTTTAAAGGCAATACTGAAcagagagataaaaaaaatgtaGCAATAAGTGAAGGATATGGGTCAATATTAGTGTATGGTTCGATGTGTTGTGCTTTAACAGAAACAGAAAACAAAATCTGCTTTGGGCATATCTTTAATCTCGTACAACGGTACAATTCACTATTCAGCCACAGCCAGCTTATGAATCAACTGGTTCAATACCTTCAAGTGACTATAGAATTTAGCTGCTCTCGAACTGTCCAGTTAAACTAATTTGACATTCAGGTTTCTGGAGGTACTCTCAGGCAGCTTATTTAAGAGTCCATGAACTCCAAGCAAGTTTGTCATAATTATAGTTCTCATATAATTGAAACCTGAGGATATGACTTAAAGTTACCAAAGATTTAGTGCAGCAAACTCCTAGGTTAAATCAGTTCCACTGAATATATCAAGTAAGCTTAGGATCCTGAGTTCCTGACAGCTCTGTCGCAAAATCTTCAACAAATAGAAACTTGGCAAATAGTATCTTACTTTAATTTTGTTGCATCAAAAACTGCTCCGCTTTTATTGACACGATTGATAGTGAACTTTTCAACTGCAAATCACAAACAGTACCAAAAAATAAGAATGAATTACTGCACAGTTGATCATTGACCTTTCTAGACGAAGAAAAAAATAAGTAAAATGATAGCATGAATTATTGAGAACTAACCTAGATCATTGATAGTGAAGAACTCATTTTCAGTCCCATCACCCCAGCCCAATAGTGCTAAATAATTTACCATTGCCTGAGGTAGATAGCCCATCTCTTTATACTGTCCAAAGAAAAAGAAGCTTTGTGTTTCGTTACGTACCATTTAGGAGGAGTCATTGTTGGCAAATATGCGAGATTGGaaataatctttttttttctttttgaagaaAAGATTGGAAATAATCACAACCAGCAGCGATAAAGACAAATGAATAGAGATGAAAACAAAGAGTGCGGCCGTCAACCAAATAAACAGAAATGCAGATAACAAAGTGGCTTGTAAACAGTCAGGTAGTCACCTGCCCCACAGAAGTAGCACCATGACGTTTTGACAGTTTGCTTTTGTCAGGAGCCAGAATAAGTGACACATGGGCAAATGAAGGCATCGGGAATCCAAGAGCCTGTAGTAGATGATAACGTCACAGCATGCATATTTATGTTGAGATTGCGTTGAAAGGGTCAAGACTACAGATCATGATATGTAAGATAAAAGCAGGTAGAGGAAATTACTTTATAAATTAGAGCTTGGCGCAGTGTGTTTGGTAAATGCTCTTCAGCTCTGTAAGAAAACATGGTAAAGAAGTCATTACAAGGGTGCTAGTCTGCTAGACCATTCAAAAGAAATATTTGAGCAAGACTGGTTTTCCTTCTTACCTAATAACATGAGAGATTTGCATGGTAGCATCGTCAACTGTCACACAGAAGTTATAGACAGGTTGTCCATTGCTTCTCATAATCACAAAATCACCAAGCGTGTCTAGATTCCAACTGACCTTTATGAAACTATCCGCTGATCAGTTCATGTATATCACTTTTGACAATATACAATTATCAGTGATGTAATGTAGTGCCGCAGCTTTATGTTCTGGAACTTGACTATTACCTCGCCACGAATAAGGTCATTAATTTTCAATGACCCTTCCTTTGGCACACGAAACCGGTAAGTGTATGGTGTCCCTTTCTCTAGCTCCTGCTCCACTTCAACGTCTGAAGCAGTTGCCCACTTGCCCATGTACACAGGAGGAAGTTGCCTCTgctttgcgacttccttcattTGCTCAAGTTCCTGAAGTAAAGTCAACAATTATGGAATGGAAACTGAGGTCATGGAAATCAGCTGCACTTTATATTACTTTTATCATGCAAGTCATGCAAGAGGAGATAGATACCTCATTGGAGCAAAAGCAGCGGTAAACCGCGCCGGAGTCTAAAAGCTTCTCGGCGTAATCCTTGTACAGTGAATTCCGCTCTGACTGGCGATAAGGCCCAAACTCCCCGCCAACATCGGGACCTAACCAAATACACAGAGGAGCAGTCATTTCCTCTACCATTTCAGTATGTAGCATCGGTTTACAGTGAATTAGCATACCTAGCTTTCTATCATACGCTTTGCAACCAATAGTTCTTAAAAGCTTCCGAGTCACCAAGTGCGACTAATAATTTACCAATTACCAAACAAATTAACCCTCTGCACCTACAGAATTCAATTTAATTAAACTCCTGGAGCCACTGCACCAGACGTGTCTAGCAGCAGATAAATGTAATAGCAGCATTACGAGTCGCTGCGCGAGGCACGGACTAAACGTCTAAATCTACGAAGTGGGTAATACTCTAACTCCTATACAGCGTGGAGAGCGAGCCCTCTCCGCGCTCCCTTCTCCCGGTGGCGACGCGTGGCGCAACGGGAGCGGACGCCCGACGCGGACCGTCCGATCCGGCTCATGAGGTTGATCCAGGCCGCTCCTTGgttattttgcaaataaacccttcaGTTTGTTTCTAATCGAACCCGTTGTCCAtgtctttttgcaaaaaacccTCGCTACCTACCCTCCCACCGTCCGCCCGAGCCCCACTGCGCCCCCCTCCTCCGCGCACCCTCCCTCGGCCTCACCtgacccctccctctcccctaacCCTAacgtccctcgccgccgccgcgctgctctcCGGCCCCATTGGTGGTCGCCGCCCTCcgcccctcgccctcctcccctaCCACCGGTCGCCGTCCTTGGCCGCCACCCCACTGCTCCTCGGCGTCGCTCCCCCTCTCCGCCGCGCTTttctcctctcccctccctcgTCGGCGGGCAcgcggcatggcggcggcggatcgagccgcgcgcgcccgagccggcctgctcgagctccgccccccTGCTTCGACCTCCGCGACAGGGAGGACCGGCGGCGACCGCCTCGCTCTTCGGCAACCGCCTTGCCGGCGGCGTCCCGCCCACCTTCCGCGCGCTCGCGCCCACGCTCCGCAAGCTCAACCTCAGCCGGAACGCAGGGAGGGATGAGAGCTTGgcgcggagctccgccgccaggcCCGCCAATTGCCGGCTCGAGATGTAGGCGTGCAGATCCGGGGAGCTCGCCTATCGTAGCCTCTGTCGAGGGCGACAACGACCTCCATGGCGCGCGTCGGAGCTCGGGGCGGCCCACCATGGCGCATAGAGGAGCTCGACGCGCCCCGCCACGGTATGTCGCGGAGCTCGACGCAGCCCGCCATGGCGCgtcgcggagctcgccggcggcagcgaagTCCCCCCGCAgcccccggcgccgcgccgctggcGCAGGTGACGCCGCGCTACACGCAGTGGTACGCcaggcagctgcggcggcgagccccGGCAGGGGCGAGCccagcgggggcggcggcggcatgctcCAAGCGGTGGCGAGCAGCAGACGTCTCTGGGTTGTTGGGATCATCAGCGGCTGCAAGGCCATCGACGTCCAGCACTCGCCGCCGTCCGTCGTCGAGGGGGCGGTCCCCCTTCTGCGCAAAGGCAGGGTGAACGCTCTATTCGACTCGCGCGTGGCGCCGCCCGGGACCCGGCCACCCGCAAGGACCTGGCGGCGAGCTGCGTGCGCTCGTGCAGGGAGCGGCCGCCGTCCATGGCCGACAACGTCGAGCGACGAGCGGCTACGGGTTCTCAACAAAGCAGTATCTGCAAAGGTCTGGAACGGGCTCGCTGACGGTCTTGCGGTGGTcggcaacctttgcgccatcgTTGATGTTCAGAAGACCATCTCGAAGCGAGCCCGGCGTCCGGTGAACCTGTGCTGGCGAAGCCCACGCGGCGGAGCGCGTGTACTGTCCTAGTCAAGTTGAGTCAGCGACCCAACCGCAGGCCTCGGAGGTCGAAATGAATCAGCGCAGAGCTAGACTAGAAAAGACTCGGGATCGTGAAGGGCGCGGCGGATAGCGGAGTGACCTTCGTCCCACTGGAGGCCGAGCCACGCGAGGTCGGCGAGGACGGCCTCCTCGGACTTCCTGGTGGAGCGCTCGAGGTCGGTGTCCTCGACGCGGAGCACGAAGCGGCCGCCGTTGGAGCGCGCGAAGAGGTAGTTGAAGAGCGCGGTGCGGGCGCCGCCGACGTGGAGGTTGCCCGTGGGCGACGGCGCGAAGCGGACGCGGACGGGGCCGGaggcggggtcggcggcggaggcgcgggcgCAGGAGGAGAGGGCCCGGCGGAGGTGAGTGTGGCGGGCGaaggggcggcgcgcgggagcgtccgcgcggaggcggaggcgcagcCACGGCGAGCCCGCCAGCAGCGCGGTCGCCGCCATCCCCGACGACGGAGAAGATTGAGGGGAGCGCCCACGGTGGTGGATTGGATAGGAGGCGGACGAGGGGATTGGAGGTTGTTGGGGGCCCAGACGAGACGGCGGGTGGGCGGGCTGCAATGTTTGTAGCCCACGACCGACCAAGGCGGACGAGACGGCAGGTGCGTGGTTGACATCTGGGTCCCACACGGCAGGCAAGCTGGCATGTGTTTGGAACAGAGAGGATTTTTTAAGTTGCCGTCGCATCAAATATTCAGATGAGAATTCGAATGTTCAGACAATTTAAAtgtaaaactaattgcataattagCACAATTAGTGGATGATCACTGtagcaattagtggtcaaattatgAAGTAATTAAGCTTAATAAATTGAGTTACAACTTATAAAATtaggtttgtaataaatttatacTTAGTACTCCTGACTCCTGACTGATGTATAAACATACGATGTGACGGGACTTATAAACTTAAGTTGGGGAAAAAAACAAAGGAGACCTTAGCGGTGGCGATCTGCCGATCTGCAAGCGAGGGAGGTCGACAAAATTGGTTGGGGATGGGAATGGGATGGATGGGAGGACTCCGAATATAATCTGGCGCGGCGATCGGGCACAGATTCACGATCGATTCGCTTGCGTTGCCATGTCATCTCGGTGCCAGCAGATATATATAGAAGATGCGAATGCAATGCGCCTCGGtgcatgaaaagaaaaaaaaaaggaaaaggcggGGCATATTTCCCTTCCTTTTTCGTGAAAGCATATTTCCCTTCCCTGGGTGGTgcgcttttcttttcttttttgttgtaGCTAGCTGAGCATACGGGGTTGTTTGCATGGGGTGATTAAAGTCGAGTCGCCGCCGCATCGGATGTTTGGATCAATTAGAAGGACAGTATTAAACGAGGCTAATACAAAAATCAATTGTATAAATAGAAGCCAATTCACAAGATAATTCATCCAGTCTAATTAGTTCTTGGTTTGCCCGTGTGGTGCTTGAGTAAATATGCGCTAATTATAGTTTAGTTAGGCTTCATAGATCCATACCGTGAATTAGCATCgacttatgcaattagttttattattagcTCGTATTCAGTCTtctaaggctgtgtttagttcgcgaaaagatttgaattttgatactgtagcacattttgttgttacttgacaaacaatgtccaatcatagactaattaggtttaaaagattcaccTCGTGCTAATTatttagactgtgtaattagttattttttcaattgtatttaatgctccatgcatatgtctgaatatttgatgtgatgggtattgtagaaattttttttgaaaactaaacaagacctaggccgtgtttagttacaaaaatcaaaattccaaaaaaaaattccggcacctgcatggagatttaaatcta
This window of the Panicum virgatum strain AP13 chromosome 1K, P.virgatum_v5, whole genome shotgun sequence genome carries:
- the LOC120702602 gene encoding glutamate--tRNA ligase, chloroplastic/mitochondrial-like, which translates into the protein MAATALLAGSPWLRLRLRADAPARRPFARHTHLRRALSSCARASAADPASGPVRVRFAPSPTGNLHVGGARTALFNYLFARSNGGRFVLRVEDTDLERSTRKSEEAVLADLAWLGLQWDEGPDVGGEFGPYRQSERNSLYKDYAEKLLDSGAVYRCFCSNEELEQMKEVAKQRQLPPVYMGKWATASDVEVEQELEKGTPYTYRFRVPKEGSLKINDLIRGEVSWNLDTLGDFVIMRSNGQPVYNFCVTVDDATMQISHVIRAEEHLPNTLRQALIYKALGFPMPSFAHVSLILAPDKSKLSKRHGATSVGQYKEMGYLPQAMVNYLALLGWGDGTENEFFTINDLVEKFTINRVNKSGAVFDATKLKWMNGQHLRSFPTDELIKAFEDRWKDTGILQESESGFAKEAAELLKDGIDLITEADAALTNLLSYPLHATLSSDEAKPVVQDKISEVALGLISAYDSGELTQALAEGRDGWQKWVKGFGKSLKRKGKGLFMPLRVLLTGKLHGPDMGASIALIHKAGICGAVTPQSNFITLDERFRILKEVDWESVVEESPSESAIPAAS